CGTGGCGCGCCTAGCCGATGACCACCGCCGGGCCCGGGAACTGGGCGCTACGCTTACAGCCCAGCCCTACGTAGCCGAAGTACTGCCGATTGAAACCAACTTGGTCATCTTCCGCCTCCAAGATGAAATGTCACCTGAAGCCTTCCTGGCCCAGCTGGAGCAGCAAGGAATCAGAGCCTCGTCATTCGGCCCCCAGATGATTCGCTTCGTGACTCACCTCGACGTGGACGACACGATGATAGAGCGGGTAAACCAGGCGCTGCAAAGCCTGAACGTACCGGTTTAAGCCGGCGGTTCTGCTTCGAGTATGAGGCCGGCGGGAGCTTCGCTTTCGTCGGCCTTATCGGCGAAGTGCAGCACAATCAGGCCTGCCACGGCGGCCAGTAGGGAGCCAGCAATTACGGCCAGCTTGGCCAGGTCAATCCAGGCCGGATTGTCGAACGAGAGGTTGGCAATGAAGATGGCCATGGTGAAGCCGATGCCCGCTGTCAGGCCCAAGCCCAGCATCTTAAACCAAGTGACCCGCTCGGGCAAGGTGGAAATACCGGCTTTCACCGTCAGCCAGGTGGCCCCGAAAATACCCAACGGCTTGCCTACCAGCAGCCCCAGCCCAATACCCAGCCCCAACGGACTCAGCAGCTCACTTACTGACTCCCCAGATACGACAATAGCCGTATTGGCCAGCGCGAAAATGGGCAAAATCAGGTAGCTGATGGGTTTGTGCAGGCCGGCTTCCAGCTTTTCAATGGCATCGGTGGGAATGGTCAGGGCCAACAGCACGCCGGCAATGGTGGCGTGTATTCCTGATTTGAGCACGAAAAACCATAATCCCAGACCCAGCAAAAAGTATAATGGCAGCCAGGTAACTTTAAGGCGATTGAGCACGATCAACGCGGCGAAAATTCCCCCGGCGGCCAGCAGATACGTCAGGTCCAGGCCGGCCGTGTAGAACAAGGCAATGATAAGCACCGCAATCAGGTCATCGATGATAGCCAGGGCGGTGAGGAAAACCCGCAGGCCGGGCGGCACTTTGTCGCCCAGCAACGACAGAATTCCCAGGGAAAAGGCAATGTCGGTGGCTGTGGGCACAGCCCAGCCGTGACTGGTGTCGTTGCCGGCATTGAAAGCCAGATAAATAGCAGCCGGCACAGCTACTCCACCAACTGCCGCCAGCGTGGGCAGCAGGGCCTGGCGCACGTCGGTCAGCTCACCATAAAGCACTTCCCGCTTGATTTCTAGTCCGACGGTAAAAAAGAAGACGACCATCAGGCCATCATCAACCCAGTGAGCCAGCGTTTTCTGCAGCGGCTCCCAACCCACGGGGGTTTCCCAGAAATGCAGGTAGGCATTGCCCCAGGCCGAGTTGCTGATCAGCAGAGAAATAATGGTGGTCAGCAGCAGCAGCAGGCCCGAGAGCTTGCCACTTTCGGACAGTTCCCGGATTGGAACAATGACTATTCGGTGAAGCATCAGCGTAGATTTGGTGGCAGAAACCCAGCGCGGCTTACGCACAGGGCAGAGTAAAGCTAACCGTAACGTAGGGCTTGCACCTGCAATCGGGTAAATCAGGCACCCATCAAACTGGTAGGGCCGTAAATCTAGTACGAACGAATGACCATCGGGATGCCGCCTACAGGCAGCCCCAGCCCTCCTCTATGAATCTGTTTGTTATCGGCGACGTGCACGGCTGCTACCACACCTTTTTGGAACTGCTCCAGCACTGGCAGCCCGAGCAGGAACTACTAATCCAGGTGGGCGACCTGATGGACCGCGGCAACTTTGCCCCCGATACCGTGGGACTGGCCATGAGTCTGAGCGAAAAACACCCGCAGCAAACCGTTTTTCTCAAAGGCAACCATGAGGTCGGCATGACGCGCCACTACGGCCCCCAGGGCCCCTACCCCAACTGGCTGCAGTGGGGCGGACGCTACACTCTGGCGCAGTACAGCCAGCACAAAGATTTGCTAGCCAGCCACCTCCCCTGGCTGCAGCAACGGCCGCTGTTCTGGGAAAGTGACGCTGTCTTCGTCAGCCACGCCGGCCTGGCCGACACACCCAACCCGCTCGACGAAGACAATCCGGACGGTATTCTGTGGCGGCGCGGACCGCTGCGCAACATTGGCAAGCTTCAGGTTATCGGCCACACACCCACCGACGGCAGCCCCGATTTTGACCCGATTCACTACGTGCTTAATATTGACACCGGTGCCGTGTATGGCCAGGCCCTGACTGGGGTTAAAATTAAGGCCAATGGCGACGTGCTCCGGGTGATTTCCGTGCCTACTAATCCTCTCGACAGTGACCGAGTCTGAGTTGAATCCCGCCCCCATTCCTTCAGCAGAAGCAGCCCGGCATCATTTGAGCCAAGCCGACCCGGTGCTGGCTGCGCTTATTGCCCGGGGCCGCACCATCGAGCCCCGGCCCCACGAAGATTTGTACCTGGCTCTGCTGAAGGCTATTGTCAGCCAGCAGATTTCAACCAAGGCCGCGGCGGCCATCTGGAAAAAGGTGCAGGCCCTGTTTCCGCCCGACGGCTACCCCGAGCCTGCCGCCCTGCTCCTGCTCAGCGACGAAGAGCTGCGGGCGGCCGGCATTTCGCGCCAGAAAGCGGGGTATTTGCGCGCCATAGCCGACTTTGCCCAGCAAGACCAACTCGACCACGCCCACCTCAGCCAGCTCGACGCCGACGCCTTCACCCAGCACCTGACCCAGATAAAGGGCGTCGGCCGCTGGACGGCTCAGATGCTGCAAATGTTTGCCCTGGACCAGCCCGACGTGTTTCCCGAAGGAGATTTGGGCATTCAGAACGCCATGCGCAAGCACTACGGCCTCCAGGAAACCGGCCGGGCTCTGCTGCGCCGCATGACCGAACTGGCCGAGCCCTGGCGGCCTTACCGCACGCTGGCCAGCAAGTATTTGTGGCAGTCGTTGGACAATACGCCCGACGCGGAGTAGCCTACCGCATGTCAGAATCCGAATCGGGGTTGTTTTCGGCGGCCCGTTTCTGGTCGAAGTACGTGACGACCATTGTCACGAAGATGGCCACAAAAGGCACACACAACCCGAACAGCATCCAGCGCCACAAAGAACGGTTGTTCATGTGGGCAATGTAGCCCGTAATCAGGGCCGAGGGCAGGCACACGAAGACCAGCAAAAAAATGTAATCAATCAAAACGGGGGTGCTTAAAATGGGGTAAACCGTTAGCGGTATTTCTCCGGAATCTGGGCTAGCTGGGCTTCCAGGTCCCAGTCAGCGGGTTTGAGGTTGGCGTAAAACCAGGCCGCATCATCGGCCAGCCACTGCTGCCGGAAGCCGCGGCTGCTCAGCACCGAGTAGTCATCAACACCGAACTGGGCACCACAGCACTCACAGGTGCCATAATCGGGCGTGTCATCATTCGGTCCCCAGGGCGACACGTCGTAATCGAGGCCGCAGACGCGGCAGTACCAGAGCGCCATTACCGGACCTTGCCCCGCTTCACGAGGTAGGCGTACAGCACCTTGTCGAACGGCTCCCGGATGTCGACCGGCACGAAATCAATACGGTACTGCCCGCAGCGCAGGGCCAGTTCCTGCTCGTAGTGCTGCATGGCGGCGCGGTACTGCTCCCGCACCTGGGCCGGCTGTAGCTTCACCTGCTCCCCGGTTTCGACATCCTCGAACAGGTAAGGCCGCTCAGCAAAAGCAAATTCGGCTTCCGTAGTCCGGTCCATGATGTGGAACAGCAGTACCTCGTGCTGGGCGTGCCGCAGGTGCTGCAGGGCGGCCAGGCTGGCCGTTTGCTCCTCGGGGTTGCGGCCCAGCATGTCGGAAAACAACACCACCAATGAGCGTTTGGGAATCTGCTGGGCAATCTGGTGAATCACGCCCGATACGTCGGTGGCCCGGCGCTGGGTAGCGGGGCGCTCCAGCAGCTGCTGGAGCGTGAGCAGCAGGGTGTGGCGGTGAGACGAGGTGGAGCGCACCGGCGTCTGGAGCTCAATCTGGTCGGCAAATGTGACGAGGCCTACTGCGTCGCGCTGCTTTTGCAACAGTGTGGTGAGGGCGGCGGTGCAGAGCACGGCAAAGCGTAGTTTGTCATGGCTCGGGGCCGGGTAGTACATGCTCGGGCTCACGTCGAGCAGGATGTGACAGCGCAGGTTGGTTTCTTCCTCGTAGCGCTTCACAAACAGCTTATCGGTGCGGGCCAGCACCTTCCAGTCGATGTGGCGGGTACTTTCGCCGGGGTTGTAGAGGCGGTGCTCCGAAAACTCCACCGAAAAGCCGTGGTAGGGCGACTGGTGCAGGCCGGTAATAAAGCCCTCCACGAGCTGCCGGGCCAGAAATTCCAGGTTCTCAAACGAGCGGACAGCAGCCAGATCAAGCGGTTGGGACATCGGGGAAGTAATGAGATGGTGAAATAGTAAACCGGACTCGGCTACTGCAATACATTGTTTGGGCCGGATATAATCCAGCTTTTAGTAATTGCAATAGTATTTCCCGCCCTCGTCCAAAAAAACCGTCTGCAAACGCGGAAAGCCCTAAAACAAAGATACCCGGCATTTTGTGGAAAAAAGTTGACCTCAATATTTTTATATACGGCTGGAACACTTTACTTTGGATGGCAATTCAATCATCTTGGAATAAATCAACCTATTTGAAGGCACCGTGGAAGACCGTCACGATCAGGAAGAAATCTACTCCCAACGCATTAAAGCTGGCAAACGCACGTACTTTTTCGATGTAAAAGCAACGCGCGGTCAGGACTACTACCTCACTATCACCGAAAGCAAGCGCAAGCTGCGGGATGATGACACGTTTTCCTACGAGAAACACAAAATCTTCCTCTACAAAGAAGACTTTGCCAAGTTTGTCGATGCCCTGCAGGACGCCGTGGACTACGTGCGTGAAGAGCTGCTCACCGAAGAGGAAGTAGCCGAACTCGACCGACCCCGCCCCGCCTACGACAACTACGAAGGCGACAACGGCTTCAACCCCAACCGCTCCGACGACAACTACTAGCCCCGAAGCTTAGCGAAACACTGCTTTACTATTCATTTGTATTCAGCCCTTCGCGCGGCGCGCTTTGACTTACTTGGTCGAAGCGCGCCGTTTTTTGTGAGCTATACCAAGTATTCTTGTCATCCTGAGGTGCAGCCCAAGGCCCTTCCTCGCCTAGCCCACCACCAG
Above is a genomic segment from Hymenobacter cellulosivorans containing:
- the nhaA gene encoding Na+/H+ antiporter NhaA translates to MLHRIVIVPIRELSESGKLSGLLLLLTTIISLLISNSAWGNAYLHFWETPVGWEPLQKTLAHWVDDGLMVVFFFTVGLEIKREVLYGELTDVRQALLPTLAAVGGVAVPAAIYLAFNAGNDTSHGWAVPTATDIAFSLGILSLLGDKVPPGLRVFLTALAIIDDLIAVLIIALFYTAGLDLTYLLAAGGIFAALIVLNRLKVTWLPLYFLLGLGLWFFVLKSGIHATIAGVLLALTIPTDAIEKLEAGLHKPISYLILPIFALANTAIVVSGESVSELLSPLGLGIGLGLLVGKPLGIFGATWLTVKAGISTLPERVTWFKMLGLGLTAGIGFTMAIFIANLSFDNPAWIDLAKLAVIAGSLLAAVAGLIVLHFADKADESEAPAGLILEAEPPA
- a CDS encoding DUF58 domain-containing protein; translation: MSQPLDLAAVRSFENLEFLARQLVEGFITGLHQSPYHGFSVEFSEHRLYNPGESTRHIDWKVLARTDKLFVKRYEEETNLRCHILLDVSPSMYYPAPSHDKLRFAVLCTAALTTLLQKQRDAVGLVTFADQIELQTPVRSTSSHRHTLLLTLQQLLERPATQRRATDVSGVIHQIAQQIPKRSLVVLFSDMLGRNPEEQTASLAALQHLRHAQHEVLLFHIMDRTTEAEFAFAERPYLFEDVETGEQVKLQPAQVREQYRAAMQHYEQELALRCGQYRIDFVPVDIREPFDKVLYAYLVKRGKVR
- a CDS encoding DNA-3-methyladenine glycosylase family protein translates to MSQADPVLAALIARGRTIEPRPHEDLYLALLKAIVSQQISTKAAAAIWKKVQALFPPDGYPEPAALLLLSDEELRAAGISRQKAGYLRAIADFAQQDQLDHAHLSQLDADAFTQHLTQIKGVGRWTAQMLQMFALDQPDVFPEGDLGIQNAMRKHYGLQETGRALLRRMTELAEPWRPYRTLASKYLWQSLDNTPDAE
- a CDS encoding DUF3276 family protein, whose protein sequence is MEDRHDQEEIYSQRIKAGKRTYFFDVKATRGQDYYLTITESKRKLRDDDTFSYEKHKIFLYKEDFAKFVDALQDAVDYVREELLTEEEVAELDRPRPAYDNYEGDNGFNPNRSDDNY
- a CDS encoding metallophosphoesterase is translated as MNLFVIGDVHGCYHTFLELLQHWQPEQELLIQVGDLMDRGNFAPDTVGLAMSLSEKHPQQTVFLKGNHEVGMTRHYGPQGPYPNWLQWGGRYTLAQYSQHKDLLASHLPWLQQRPLFWESDAVFVSHAGLADTPNPLDEDNPDGILWRRGPLRNIGKLQVIGHTPTDGSPDFDPIHYVLNIDTGAVYGQALTGVKIKANGDVLRVISVPTNPLDSDRV